A genomic region of Denticeps clupeoides chromosome 9, fDenClu1.1, whole genome shotgun sequence contains the following coding sequences:
- the LOC114796442 gene encoding cytochrome b reductase 1-like: MQRVRQLLVSLAAAVAVGSAAVGFVLRWVLHYKEGLGWDGGPAEFNWHPVLVVIGLVFLQGVAITVYRIPWTWTCSKLRMKFIHAGLNVLAFALTVTSLVAVFDFHNAQRIPNMYSLHSWVGLAAVLLYALQLVLGLVVYLVPITPGNLRAAFMPVHIYSGIFIFATVIATTLMGITEKLIFGLRDPPYRDSPPEAVLVNVLGLLVIVFAGLVVWIVTRPSWKRPGENVPQTLSSGDNSNTATNMSLRDRGGKTEPK, encoded by the exons ATGCAGCGTGTCCGCCAGCTGCTGGTCTCCCTGGCCGCGGCCGTGGCCGTGGGCTCCGCGGCCGTGGGGTTCGTGCTCCGCTGGGTTCTGCACTACAAGGAGGGTCTCGGCTGGGACGGGGGTCCCGCCGAATTCAACTGGCACCCGGTGCTGGTCGTGATCGGCCTCGTTTTCCTGCAGGGAGTCG CCATTACAGTGTACAGGATACCATGGACCTGGACGTGCAGCAAACTCCGGATGAAGTTCATCCACGCGGGCCTGAACGTCCTGGCCTTCGCCCTGACGGTCACGTCTCTGGTGGCGGTGTTTGACTTCCACAACGCTCAGCGCATCCCCAACATGTACAGCCTGCACAGCTGGGTCGGCCTGGCCGCGGTCCTCCTGTACGCCCTGCAG CTGGTCCTGGGACTCGTTGTGTATCTGGTGCCCATCACGCCAGGCAACCTGCGGGCGGCCTTCATGCCCGTACACATCTACAGCGGCATCTTCATCTTCGCCACGGTCATCGCCACGACCCTCATGGGCATCACGGAGAAGCTCATCTTTGGTCT AAGAGACCCGCcgtaccgggacagtcccccggaggCCGTCTTGGTGAACGTGCTGGGTTTGCTGGTCATCGTGTTTGCTGGGCTGGTTGTCTGGATCGTGACGCGCCCTTCGTGGAAGCGGCCTGGCGAGAACGTCCCACAAACATTGTCCAGCGGTGACAACTCGAACACGGCCACCAACATGTCCCTCCGAGACCGCGGCGGTAAAACGGAGCCGAAGTAG